From the Butyrivibrio fibrisolvens genome, one window contains:
- a CDS encoding response regulator transcription factor, with the protein MSKVLICDDEPDIVAAIRIYLESEGLEVITASNGKEALDIMKGEAGQDVSLLLLDIMMPVMDGITAMAAIRKISNVPIILLTAKSEDTDKIMGLNIGADDYVTKPFNPVELIARVKSMLRRYTQLGCMADVKEARDDSKIVIGGIELDDKAKEVLLDGDVVNLTPIEFEILKLLMQHPNEVLSPKKIYEVVWHDQAIGAESCVAVHIRHIREKIEYDSANPRFLKAVWGHGYKIEV; encoded by the coding sequence ATGAGTAAAGTACTAATATGTGACGATGAACCTGATATAGTAGCAGCTATCAGAATCTATTTAGAGAGCGAAGGTCTTGAAGTTATTACAGCATCTAATGGAAAAGAAGCTCTTGATATCATGAAAGGCGAAGCTGGCCAGGATGTAAGCCTTCTTCTACTTGATATCATGATGCCGGTCATGGACGGTATCACAGCTATGGCCGCTATACGTAAGATTTCTAATGTGCCGATAATACTTCTTACAGCCAAGAGCGAAGATACTGACAAGATCATGGGACTTAACATAGGAGCTGACGATTATGTGACCAAGCCCTTTAATCCTGTTGAGCTTATAGCAAGAGTTAAGTCTATGCTAAGACGCTACACACAACTTGGCTGCATGGCAGATGTTAAAGAAGCAAGGGATGATTCCAAGATCGTTATAGGCGGGATAGAGCTTGATGATAAGGCCAAGGAAGTACTCCTTGACGGTGATGTTGTTAATCTTACGCCTATCGAATTTGAGATTCTTAAGCTCCTTATGCAGCATCCTAATGAAGTTCTGTCTCCTAAGAAGATATATGAAGTTGTATGGCATGATCAGGCTATAGGAGCAGAGAGCTGTGTTGCGGTTCATATCCGCCATATCAGGGAGAAAATCGAGTACGACAGTGCCAATCCCAGATTTTTAAAAGCTGTCTGGGGGCATGGATACAAAATAGAAGTATGA
- a CDS encoding DUF2804 domain-containing protein, translating into MRSIEITDSQMLLGSDGEIVNPGWARSLVWQYKRDMIRAPKYRIKEWDYYIVIHDSIGGGDESFAAAFTISDDGYIGLQSVSLLHLGSDNPSEHTQTVLNLFPMGRMHMPESSEAGNSHFKNDRLRLLYQKDENERHIKCAFKDFNNGKLLKADIKLEDPGMQSMVIATPWDEKHAFYYNQKINCMKASGTITFDGRTYTFDRDRDYATLDWGRGVWTYDNTWYWGNGNARIDGHDFGFNIGYGFGNTSAATENVIIYDGIVHKLDDINIEIPGDVSLYDMDSPKYMDKWKITSSDNRFNMTFSPVLDRAAKLDYKLIVSDQHQVFGRMSGVAVLDDGTTIKIQDMLCFIEKVHNKY; encoded by the coding sequence ATGAGAAGTATTGAGATCACAGATAGTCAGATGCTACTTGGAAGTGATGGCGAGATAGTAAATCCCGGCTGGGCCAGAAGCCTTGTCTGGCAGTACAAAAGGGATATGATACGTGCGCCAAAGTATAGGATCAAGGAGTGGGACTATTATATTGTAATCCATGATTCTATTGGCGGCGGAGATGAGAGCTTTGCTGCAGCATTCACTATATCAGATGATGGCTATATAGGTCTTCAGTCAGTATCGCTCCTTCATCTTGGGTCAGACAATCCTTCTGAGCATACCCAGACAGTCCTTAATCTTTTTCCTATGGGCAGGATGCATATGCCGGAGTCTTCTGAAGCTGGCAATTCACACTTTAAAAATGACAGACTACGCCTTTTGTATCAAAAAGATGAAAATGAAAGACATATAAAATGCGCTTTCAAAGACTTTAACAATGGCAAATTGCTAAAGGCAGATATAAAACTTGAAGATCCCGGGATGCAGAGTATGGTAATAGCAACTCCCTGGGATGAAAAGCACGCCTTTTATTACAATCAGAAGATAAATTGTATGAAGGCATCAGGCACTATTACCTTTGATGGTAGAACATATACTTTTGATAGAGATAGGGACTATGCAACCCTTGACTGGGGAAGAGGTGTCTGGACCTATGACAATACCTGGTACTGGGGCAATGGTAATGCCAGGATAGACGGTCACGATTTCGGTTTCAATATAGGATATGGCTTTGGCAACACCTCTGCAGCAACAGAGAATGTCATCATCTATGATGGCATAGTACATAAGCTTGATGATATTAATATAGAAATTCCCGGTGATGTGAGCCTGTATGATATGGACAGCCCTAAATATATGGACAAGTGGAAGATCACATCATCCGATAACAGGTTCAATATGACCTTTAGTCCTGTCCTTGACAGAGCAGCCAAGCTTGACTACAAGCTGATAGTATCCGATCAGCATCAGGTTTTTGGCCGCATGAGCGGAGTGGCAGTACTAGACGACGGCACAACTATTAAGATTCAGGATATGCTGTGCTTTATAGAAAAAGTACATAATAAGTATTGA
- a CDS encoding Cof-type HAD-IIB family hydrolase has product MKKYVFFDIDGTLWDFHQFIPESTKEAIKLLKDNGHAAYINTGRARSNIIEKSLLDLGFEGIVAGCGTHIEKNGKVIYEKLMTDEQITRALKVLSDNHMPVVFEGPENHFFNVEDFDEVGDPYVEILKERLGPIAKSTTEIQKGTRLNKFSADISERTDFEKVMALLPDFDFINHNGVIIEAIPEGYSKGTGIKELMELENIDLDDVYVVGDSMNDMDMFRLAKHSICMGNGDERIKAVAEYVTTDIREDGIYNGLKHYGLI; this is encoded by the coding sequence ATGAAAAAATACGTATTTTTTGACATAGATGGGACCCTTTGGGACTTCCATCAGTTTATACCAGAGAGCACCAAAGAGGCCATAAAGCTTCTTAAAGACAATGGGCATGCAGCCTACATCAACACAGGCAGAGCCCGCTCCAATATCATTGAAAAGAGTCTCCTTGATCTTGGATTTGAAGGCATAGTCGCAGGGTGTGGCACTCATATCGAGAAAAATGGGAAAGTTATCTACGAAAAGCTAATGACAGATGAACAGATCACTCGCGCACTCAAGGTTCTGTCAGACAACCACATGCCTGTAGTCTTTGAAGGGCCTGAGAATCACTTCTTCAACGTAGAAGATTTCGATGAAGTAGGCGATCCATATGTTGAGATTTTGAAGGAAAGACTTGGTCCCATCGCAAAGTCTACTACTGAGATCCAAAAAGGAACAAGACTCAACAAGTTCAGTGCTGACATAAGCGAGCGAACTGACTTCGAAAAAGTCATGGCACTTCTTCCTGATTTTGACTTCATCAATCATAACGGCGTCATCATAGAGGCAATCCCAGAGGGCTACTCTAAAGGAACCGGTATTAAAGAGCTTATGGAGCTTGAGAATATCGATCTTGACGATGTATACGTAGTTGGCGATAGCATGAATGATATGGATATGTTCAGGCTTGCAAAGCACTCAATCTGCATGGGTAACGGAGATGAGCGCATCAAGGCTGTCGCAGAATATGTCACAACAGATATCCGTGAAGACGGAATCTACAACGGACTTAAACATTACGGGCTCATCTGA